A DNA window from Mesorhizobium sp. C432A contains the following coding sequences:
- a CDS encoding endonuclease/exonuclease/phosphatase family protein: protein MSLRLATFNVENLMNRFDFSGFRNQLNEDRTLALFDIQSEAEYRMLEQARAIAQSDDTRQLTALAIAATRADIICMQEVDNIEALKAFEYGYLFKMVGEGYRQKYTTAGNDSRGIDVALMMRNETAQGQPIEFVRMTSHAYVTFEQFGLHTPELEALGNLANERIFRRDCLEVDIKVGGVPLTLYLVHFKSMGSPRNGLDGREATMPVRIAEAQAVRRIIEERFGKEHAADKNWAICGDMNDYRQRVKIEGDAIDGYRFQVIDESQSCIDVLTAGGFCENVVERRPEMDRWSFYHTRGPKERHLCQLDYILLSKGLAAKNATAVPDIIRNGQPWRTIFPAGQAVERFPRAGWDRPKASDHCPVAITLDMA, encoded by the coding sequence ATGTCGCTGCGCCTCGCCACTTTCAATGTCGAAAACCTGATGAACAGGTTCGATTTCTCGGGCTTCCGCAACCAGCTCAACGAAGACCGCACGCTGGCGCTTTTCGACATCCAGAGCGAAGCCGAATACCGGATGCTGGAGCAGGCGCGCGCCATCGCACAGTCCGACGATACGCGCCAGTTGACCGCGCTCGCCATCGCCGCCACCCGCGCCGACATCATCTGCATGCAGGAGGTTGACAACATCGAGGCGCTGAAGGCGTTCGAGTATGGCTATCTCTTCAAGATGGTGGGCGAGGGTTACCGGCAGAAATACACCACCGCCGGCAATGATTCGCGCGGCATCGACGTTGCCCTGATGATGCGCAACGAGACAGCGCAAGGTCAGCCGATCGAATTCGTGCGCATGACCAGCCATGCCTATGTCACGTTCGAGCAGTTCGGATTGCACACGCCTGAACTCGAGGCGCTCGGCAACCTGGCCAATGAACGCATCTTCCGGCGCGATTGCCTGGAGGTCGACATCAAGGTCGGCGGCGTGCCACTGACGCTTTACCTCGTCCATTTCAAATCGATGGGCTCGCCGCGCAATGGGCTCGACGGCCGCGAGGCGACGATGCCGGTGCGCATCGCCGAGGCGCAAGCCGTGCGCCGCATCATCGAGGAGCGCTTCGGCAAAGAGCACGCAGCCGATAAAAACTGGGCGATCTGCGGCGACATGAACGACTACCGCCAGCGGGTGAAGATCGAGGGCGACGCTATCGACGGCTACCGCTTCCAGGTGATCGACGAGAGCCAGTCCTGTATCGATGTGCTCACCGCCGGCGGCTTTTGCGAGAATGTCGTCGAGCGGCGGCCGGAGATGGACCGCTGGAGTTTCTACCACACGCGCGGGCCGAAGGAGCGGCATCTGTGCCAGCTCGACTACATCCTGCTGTCGAAAGGGCTGGCGGCGAAGAATGCGACGGCGGTTCCCGACATCATCCGCAACGGCCAGCCCTGGCGCACCATCTTTCCGGCGGGACAGGCGGTGGAGCGCTTTCCGCGCGCCGGCTGGGACCGGCCGAAGGCGTCGGACCATTGTCCCGTCGCAATTACCCTGGACATGGCTTGA
- a CDS encoding ABC transporter permease, whose amino-acid sequence MIWETVRLSLRSIRRNVLRSFLTLLGIVIGVAAVIAMLTIGSGTTAKVKSDIAKLGSNLLVVRSGRPAGTGGPGGLDQAVRPLADKDVAALVAHLTGARAIAPASQKQVRVIFGTESLTSGVTGTDSAYLDARDWKLVSGRPFSDSETRSGTGVCLIGETVRQQFFGAGEPEGEIIRVNRTSCKIIGLLEPKGYTGFGQDQDNVVLMPLAAYQRRIAGNRDIDNIYVAADDRTPTTELQPRVEDILRDTRRITPDREDDFSIRDMTQIADAMASATTTMTGMLGAVAGVSLLVGGIGIMNIMLVSVTERTREIGIRLAIGAHEKHILIQFLVEATVLSLLGGIIGILIGLALAGLASATLAIPFAPSPAVILLAVGFSALIGMVFGFFPALRGARLDPIDALRHE is encoded by the coding sequence ATGATCTGGGAAACCGTCCGCCTCTCTCTGCGCTCCATCCGCCGCAATGTGCTGCGCTCGTTCCTGACGCTGCTCGGCATCGTCATCGGTGTCGCCGCCGTCATCGCCATGCTGACCATCGGTTCGGGCACCACGGCCAAGGTCAAGTCGGACATCGCCAAGCTCGGCTCGAACCTGCTCGTCGTCCGTTCCGGCCGCCCGGCAGGCACCGGCGGACCAGGCGGGCTCGACCAGGCGGTACGGCCTCTGGCCGACAAGGATGTAGCCGCCCTCGTAGCCCACCTGACCGGAGCGCGCGCCATTGCGCCGGCGTCGCAGAAACAAGTCCGCGTCATTTTCGGCACCGAGAGCCTGACCTCGGGCGTCACCGGCACCGACAGCGCCTATCTCGACGCCCGCGACTGGAAGCTGGTGTCGGGCCGCCCGTTCTCGGATTCGGAAACACGCTCCGGCACCGGCGTCTGCCTGATCGGCGAAACGGTGCGCCAGCAATTCTTCGGCGCCGGCGAACCCGAGGGCGAGATCATCCGCGTCAACCGCACCTCGTGCAAGATCATCGGCCTGCTCGAACCCAAGGGCTATACCGGCTTCGGCCAGGACCAGGACAATGTCGTCTTGATGCCGCTTGCCGCCTATCAGCGCCGCATCGCCGGCAACCGCGACATCGACAACATCTACGTCGCCGCCGACGACCGCACCCCGACCACCGAATTGCAGCCGCGAGTCGAGGACATTTTGCGCGACACCCGCCGCATCACGCCGGACCGCGAAGACGATTTCTCGATCCGCGACATGACCCAGATCGCCGACGCCATGGCCAGCGCCACCACCACCATGACCGGCATGCTGGGCGCCGTCGCGGGCGTCAGCCTGCTGGTCGGCGGCATCGGGATCATGAACATCATGCTGGTCTCGGTCACTGAGCGCACCCGCGAGATCGGCATCAGGCTCGCCATCGGCGCGCATGAAAAGCACATCCTCATCCAGTTCCTGGTCGAGGCGACGGTGCTGTCGCTGCTCGGCGGCATTATCGGCATCCTGATCGGCCTGGCGCTGGCCGGCCTCGCCTCGGCAACGCTGGCCATACCGTTTGCGCCGAGCCCGGCGGTCATCCTGCTCGCCGTCGGTTTTTCGGCGCTGATCGGCATGGTGTTCGGCTTCTTCCCGGCGCTGCGCGGCGCCAGGCTCGACCCGATCGACGCGCTGCGCCACGAATAA